One part of the Bacillota bacterium genome encodes these proteins:
- a CDS encoding acylphosphatase: MAQIRAEVTITGKVQGVYFRVAMLEEAQKHGVTGWVRNTSDGAVEGVLEGSRSAVQEVLDWCRQGPPGAVVKRVEIEWQPPSGEYSGFGIRETVWK; this comes from the coding sequence ATGGCCCAGATCAGGGCGGAAGTGACCATCACCGGGAAAGTGCAGGGTGTATACTTCCGGGTGGCCATGCTGGAAGAGGCCCAAAAGCATGGGGTGACCGGGTGGGTGCGTAACACCTCCGACGGCGCCGTGGAGGGAGTCTTGGAAGGGAGCCGTTCTGCGGTGCAGGAGGTTCTCGACTGGTGCCGCCAGGGTCCGCCGGGGGCGGTAGTGAAACGGGTGGAGATCGAATGGCAGCCTCCGTCCGGCGAGTATTCCGGCTTTGGGATCCGTGAAACGGTATGGAAGTGA
- a CDS encoding TIGR01212 family radical SAM protein (This family includes YhcC from E. coli K-12, an uncharacterized radical SAM protein.) has protein sequence MEVKQRRYYPFSRFLKERFGTRVCKIPLDAGFTCPNRDGTVGLDGCSFCHNPSFGPFADQALSLEEQSAAAIARLRRRHPGPLGFLAYLQGYTGTYGTLERLKAVYDAAVAHPDVVGLAIGTRPDCVPDPVLDLVESFAVRRHVWLEYGLQSIHDRTLERINRGHTAGQFLDAVARTRGRGIFICAHVILGLPGETPADAVETARALTRAGVDGVKLHHLQVIRGTPLEAEWRAGRVAVLSPAEYACWAADFLEHLDAGLTIHRLVGEVLHGELLAAPRWNVDKTGVLDAVDRELERRGTVQGSRAASG, from the coding sequence ATGGAAGTGAAGCAAAGACGGTACTACCCCTTCAGCCGGTTCTTGAAGGAACGGTTTGGAACGCGGGTGTGCAAGATCCCGCTGGATGCCGGCTTCACCTGTCCCAACCGGGATGGAACCGTCGGTCTTGACGGGTGTAGTTTCTGTCATAATCCCAGCTTCGGCCCTTTCGCGGATCAGGCCCTTTCTCTCGAGGAGCAGTCGGCGGCGGCCATCGCCCGCCTGCGCCGCCGCCACCCGGGGCCGCTCGGATTTCTCGCTTATCTGCAGGGCTATACGGGAACCTACGGGACCCTCGAGCGGCTGAAGGCGGTGTACGATGCCGCCGTGGCCCATCCGGACGTGGTCGGACTGGCCATCGGCACCCGGCCGGACTGTGTGCCGGACCCGGTGCTGGATTTGGTCGAGTCGTTCGCCGTGCGCCGCCACGTTTGGTTGGAGTACGGCCTGCAGTCGATTCACGACCGCACCCTCGAACGGATCAACCGGGGGCACACCGCCGGGCAATTCCTGGATGCGGTCGCCCGGACCCGGGGACGGGGCATCTTTATCTGCGCACACGTCATCCTCGGCCTGCCCGGCGAAACACCCGCCGACGCGGTGGAAACCGCACGCGCCCTCACGCGTGCCGGCGTGGACGGAGTGAAGTTGCACCACCTTCAGGTGATCCGGGGCACGCCGCTCGAAGCCGAGTGGCGCGCCGGACGGGTGGCGGTGCTTTCACCGGCGGAGTATGCGTGCTGGGCCGCCGATTTTCTGGAGCACCTGGATGCGGGCCTCACCATTCACCGCTTGGTGGGCGAGGTACTGCACGGAGAACTCTTGGCGGCGCCGCGGTGGAACGTCGACAAGACCGGGGTGCTGGACGCGGTCGACCGGGAATTGGAGCGCAGGGGCACCGTGCAAGGTTCCCGCGCCGCCTCCGGATAG
- a CDS encoding ATP-binding protein has translation MKCKVCRGPALAGFPAHNANFCAEHLDQFFLRQVEKTIRRYQMLQPGDRVLVAVSGGKDSLTVVDVLDRLGYAVQGLHVDLGIGDNGFSSESSAVCREFFTGRGLPLEIYSLSERFGRSIKDVGRRFDRFCSICGMTKRHVMNARAVEQGVAALSTGHNLDDLSAALFANLMRWDRRYLAKGLPTLPPEGGFCRKIKPLALLSEREITAYASLRGIRVVTTVCPYSREAKFKRYKELLTAVEHQSPGTRRSFYEGYVKTVPVFQTGGQAAPALGPCAVCRMPTTAPVCTFCKLWRPAPA, from the coding sequence ATGAAATGCAAAGTCTGCCGCGGACCGGCCCTGGCCGGGTTCCCAGCCCACAACGCCAACTTCTGTGCCGAGCACCTGGACCAGTTCTTCCTGCGTCAGGTCGAGAAAACGATCCGCCGCTACCAGATGCTGCAGCCGGGCGACCGGGTTCTGGTCGCCGTGTCCGGCGGCAAGGACTCCCTGACGGTCGTGGACGTCCTCGACCGCCTGGGCTACGCCGTCCAGGGCCTGCACGTCGACTTGGGAATCGGCGACAACGGCTTTTCCAGCGAGTCCTCCGCCGTCTGCCGGGAATTCTTCACCGGCCGCGGGCTGCCCCTGGAAATCTACAGTTTAAGCGAGCGCTTCGGCCGGAGCATCAAGGACGTCGGCCGGCGGTTTGACCGTTTTTGTTCTATTTGCGGGATGACCAAGCGCCACGTGATGAACGCCCGTGCCGTCGAGCAGGGTGTGGCGGCCCTATCGACCGGCCACAACCTGGACGACTTATCCGCGGCCCTGTTTGCGAACCTTATGCGCTGGGACCGGCGCTACCTGGCCAAGGGGCTGCCGACCCTGCCTCCGGAAGGAGGTTTTTGCCGCAAGATCAAGCCGCTGGCCCTGCTTTCGGAGAGGGAAATCACAGCCTACGCCTCATTGCGGGGCATCCGGGTGGTGACCACCGTCTGCCCGTACTCCAGGGAGGCCAAGTTCAAGCGCTACAAAGAACTCCTGACGGCGGTGGAACACCAGTCGCCCGGGACGAGGCGCTCCTTCTACGAGGGGTACGTAAAGACGGTCCCGGTTTTCCAGACCGGCGGGCAGGCCGCACCGGCTCTGGGGCCCTGCGCCGTGTGCCGAATGCCGACCACCGCCCCGGTCTGCACGTTTTGCAAGCTCTGGCGGCCGGCCCCGGCCTAA
- a CDS encoding macro domain-containing protein, with the protein MRARVGDLTRFEADVLVNAANGLGVMGGGVAGALRRRGGVEIEDEAVRVCRETTPQTGQVYVTGAGGLPARFIYHAVTMLHPAQRSSPEIVEQCLYSVLLKAREQGVRFIGLPALGTGVGRVPKIEVAAKYLSALAPVDDLDITVLDIDREFIKLVNHGLQAARTRY; encoded by the coding sequence ATGAGGGCCCGGGTCGGTGACCTGACCAGGTTTGAGGCGGACGTACTGGTCAACGCGGCCAACGGGCTGGGCGTGATGGGCGGCGGGGTGGCCGGCGCGCTGAGGCGCCGCGGCGGGGTGGAGATCGAGGATGAAGCGGTGCGGGTCTGCCGGGAAACAACGCCGCAGACCGGACAGGTATACGTGACCGGGGCCGGCGGGCTGCCGGCCCGGTTCATCTACCACGCGGTGACGATGCTGCACCCGGCCCAGCGGTCCTCGCCGGAAATCGTGGAACAATGCCTCTACTCCGTTTTGCTCAAGGCCCGTGAGCAGGGTGTCCGTTTCATCGGCCTTCCCGCCCTGGGAACGGGGGTCGGACGGGTGCCGAAAATCGAGGTGGCCGCGAAATACCTCTCGGCGCTGGCCCCGGTCGACGACCTGGACATCACTGTTTTAGACATCGACCGGGAGTTCATCAAGCTGGTCAACCACGGCCTGCAAGCGGCCCGGACCCGGTATTAG